A window from Purpureocillium takamizusanense chromosome 3, complete sequence encodes these proteins:
- the ALI1 gene encoding Putative NADH-ubiquinone oxidoreductase 30.4 kDa subunit, mitochondrial (EggNog:ENOG503NVZQ~COG:C), whose amino-acid sequence MATNLSRSRTLVSALRPTRPSLQGRGEHAARAFSVSARQFVAMPKESENMRKAPRDHIGVLKAPIVNPADQYQSKADNLHRYGSWLMGCMPKYIQQFSVWKDELTIYISPSGVIPVFSFLKYNTAAEFTQVSAITAADYPTRENRFEVVYNLLSVRHNSRIRVKTYADEASPVPSVTSLFDGANWYEREVYDLFGVFFAGHPDLRRIMTDYGFEGHPLRKDFPLTGYTEIRYDEEKKRIVTEPLELTQAFRNFEGGSSAWEQIGPGQDRKPESFKLPTPKPEEKKEEPKK is encoded by the exons atggcgaccaACCTCTCACGCAGCCGGACGCTCGTCTCAGCTCTGCGGCCCACGCGACCATCGCTGCAGGGCCGTGGCGAgcatgccgcccgcgcctttTCCGTCTCGGCTCGTCAATTTGTCGCAATGCCCAAGGAGTCCGAGAACATGCGCAAGGCACCTCGCGACCACATTGGCGTCCTCAAGGCGCCAATTGTCAACCCGGCCGACCAATATCAAAGCAAGGCTGACAACCTCCACCGCTACGGATCCTGGCTTATGGGCTGCATGCCCAAGTATATCCAGCAGTTTTCCGTATGGAAAGACGAGCTCACCATCTACATCTCCCCCTCGGGCGTCATCCCCGTCTTCTCGTTCCTAAAAT ACAACACTGCCGCCGAATTCACCCAGGTCAGCGCCATCACCGCTGCAGACTATCCGACCCGAGAGAACCGCTTCGAGGTCGTCTACAACCTCCTCTCTGTGCGCCACAACTCCCGTATCCGAGTGAAGACCTatgccgacgaggcgtccCCTGTTCCGAGCGTCACCAGCCTGTTTGACGGCGCCAACTGGTACGAGCGCGAGGTCTACGATCTCTTCGGTgtcttcttcgccggccATCCCGACCTGCGACGAATTATGACCGACTACGGCTTTGAGGGCCATCCGCTGCGCAAGGACTTCCCGCTTACCGGTTACACGGAAATTCGCTACGATGAGGAGAAGAAACGCATTGTCACGGAGCCTCTAGAGCTCACCCAAGCGTTCCGCAACTTCGAGGGAGGGTCTAGTGCATGGGAGCAGATCGGCCCTGGCCAGGACCGCAAGCCCGAGTCCTTCAAGCTGCCAACGCCGAAGCCTGAGGAGAAGAAAGAGGAGCCCAAAAAATAG
- a CDS encoding uncharacterized protein (COG:S~EggNog:ENOG503Q3TM) produces MMTSSRPRDDVPGSFGSRRGHASQLSISDPSHHVTEAIGTLYGDEDDSGSEGGRPLSFIDGSSYHEQITRPAPQEQRDSQHRHNDDTRRRLSRSVSDQPPIAPNSGSDQLSLRKTQTLPITPPSQRTMSYENGAKPPLSPTLSLRDVQADATGSQFPLTNIDNPSDIAQELSNLQALRRLSMDVGNNIDPDMPPMGLSVMPSIAPSGDDDENDPSRLLWVPARVHPELAPTEFKSFLEKRVQSIRRRSGESLLSVDGNLSRNDSGSSLRRKKSMLSRQIDNSGGRGAVGYVDGAERLERKKSAGDNRHSPELSLEELVKDPTKAVQKLAQESQGTTSGLEGSADDMPILPMAPGMGLRRSTRTTYRKGGSLRSGDKGSFSRRYANRQHDSESSETIPPPTAEAPPGHSIGRVQSEPVAENYSRPTRSVRRQRNFPQESTTAPAGADGSSEDSTENRVASPPQVHQDQLPARTSTSSASPALDSTAPAERTDRPENQFNQHSRSFPQRSSSQSLATTHETQPEIVVEEPPPRSSRRSGNNSAMKHTNQPQYTSKSPVSMQLHTVNDALASPSSISGGDASRTDNLTFIPTLAQGDKKPERKSKKDRDDESTSGSSRSGSAWKWLKGVTDDREKKKEESKKSKTRTLAAKAQDNARLDVIQTSIDKSNIKSRESLVLDRENVDSKLLEERRKESNRKSDSKKDKDGSIFSSIFGGSKRKEEKEKVHKKNQHLQVPEDPPYKPLQPDVDYNWTRFPLLEERAIYRMAHIKLANPRRSLLSQVLLSNFMYSYLAIVQAMHPQMNVPTSPQQKRLEEEARRKQQEQEYLAQQQIQDDQDAENSLDQYNFDYHRVSSSDTGELGHATNRVSQAAVQYADSAGDGQVEYVDDAQIYEDEHGNDNSHDAYGYEGYGQDMKDYYQYNDNADDDRNHRRQDDMW; encoded by the exons ATGATG ACCTCATCTAGACCCCGCGACGATGTCCCTGGCAGCTTTGgcagccgacgaggccatgccagccagctgTCCATATCAGACCCAAGCCACCATGTGACAGAAGCGATTGGAACCCTgtacggcgacgaagacgactcAGGCTCTGAAGGGGGCCGACCCTTGAGCTTCATTGACGGGTCATCCTATCACGAACAGAtcacgaggccggcgccgcaggaACAAAGAGACAGCCAGCACAGGCATAACGACGACACCCGAAGGCGCCTCTCGCGATCCGTTTCGGATCAGCCGCCCATCGCTCCGAACTCTGGCAGTGATCAGCTTAGCCTTCGCAAAACCCAGACGCTCCCCATCACGCCCCCGTCGCAACGGACCATGTCCTACGAAAATGGCGCCAAGCCGCCTTTATCTCCGACATTGTCGTTGCGCGACGTTCAGGCAGATGCGACTGGCTCCCAATTTCCCTTGACTAACATCGATAATCCAAGTGATATCGCCCAGGAACTAAGCAATCTTCAGGCACTGCGGAGACTGTCTATGGATGTCGGAAACAATATCGATCCCGATATGCCACCCATGGGCCTCTCTGTCATGCCCTCGATAGCCCCAagtggcgacgacgacgaaaatGACCCTTCAAGACTCCTTTGGGTTCCTGCCAGAGTTCACCCAGAGCTTGCGCCGACCGAATTCAAGTCCTTTCTCGAGAAGCGCGTGCAGTCCATTCGGCGGAGATCCGGAGAGTCCTTGCTCTCGGTAGATGGCAATTTGAGCCGCAACGACTCTGGTTCGTCCTTGAGGCGGAAAAAGTCCATGTTGTCTCGGCAGATAGACAACTCTggtggacgcggcgctgTCGGCTACGTTGATGGCGCCGAACGCCTGGAGCGGAAGAAATCTGCTGGTGACAATCGCCACAGCCCGGAACTCAGCCTCGAGGAACTCGTCAAGGATCCGACCAAGGCTGTCCAAAAGCTCGCACAAGAGTCTCAGGGTACAACAAGTGGATTAGAAGGCAGCGCCGACGATATGCCTATTTTACCAATGGCGCCGGGAATGGGCTTGCGCCGCTCCACGAGAACGACGTATCGAAAAGGCGGTAGCCTGCGCTCCGGTGATAAAGGCTCCTTTTCCAGGCGCTACGCGAACCGCCAACACGATAGTGAGTCGTCTGAAACGATCCCGCCACCCACGGCGGAGGCACCGCCTGGCCACTCGATTGGTAGGGTTCAGTCTGAGCCCGTCGCCGAAAACTACTCACGTCCAACGCGATCCGTTCGGAGACAACGCAACTTCCCTCAAGAATCCACTACAGCCCCTGCCGGTGCTGACGGTTCTTCCGAGGATTCCACTGAGAATCGCgtcgcatcgccgccccAGGTTCACCAGGACCAGCTGCCAGCTCGCACCTCAACTTCGTCCGCTTCGCCAGCTCTGGACTCGACTGCGCCCGCAGAACGCACAGATCGTCCAGAGAATCAGTTCAACCAGCACTCTAGATCGTTTCCACAGCGCTCATCGTCTCAGAGTCTGGCGACAACCCACGAGACTCAACCCGAAATCGTTGTGGAAGAACCACCACCTCGTTCAAGCCGACGCTCAGGCAACAATAGCGCCATGAAGCACACTAACCAGCCTCAATACACTTCCAAGTCGCCTGTATCGATGCAACTGCACACCGTGAACGACGCACTCGCGTCACCTTCTTCCATTTCAGGAGGCGACGCTTCTCGCACGGACAACCTCACGTTCATCCCTACGCTTGCTCAAGGGGACAAGAAACCTGAAAGAAAGTCAAAGAAAGACCGAGATGACGAGTCCACTAGTGGATCCAGCAGATCCGGCAGCGCCTGGAAATGGTTGAAGGGTGTGACGGACGACcgggagaagaaaaaggagGAGAGCAAAAAGTCCAAAACGAGAACACTGGCCGCGAAAGCCCAGGACAATGCCAGACTCGACGTTATACAGACGTCAATCGACAAGAGCAATATCAAAAGCCGCGAAAGCCTTGTGTTGGATCGCGAGAACGTCGACAGCAAGCTCCTGGAGGAGCGCAGAAAAGAGAGCAACCGCAAGAGTGACtccaagaaggacaaggacggcagcATCTTCTCTTCAATATTCGGAGGCAGCAAgcggaaggaggagaaggagaaggtGCACAAGAAGAATCAGCATCTTCAAGTACCAGAAGACCCTCCGTACAAGCCGCTCCAGCCGGACGTGGACTACAATTGGACACGGTTCCCGCTCTTGGAAGAGAGGGCGATTTATCGGATGGCCCACATCAAGCTGGCCAACCCGCGTCGATCCCTTCTCAGCCAAGTCCTCCTGAGCAACTTCATGTACAGCTATTTGGCCATCGTTCAGGCGATGCACCCGCAGATGAATGTGCCGACTTCGCCCCAGCAGAAgcggctggaggaggaggcccgacgcaagcagcaggagcaggaatacctggcgcagcagcagataCAGGACGATCAAGACGCTGAAAATAGTCTCGATCAGTACAACTTCGACTACCACAGAGTGAGTAGCAGCGACACTGGCGAGCTGGGACATGCAACTAACCGTGTCTCCCAGGCTGCTGTTCAGTATGCCGATTCTgcgggcgacggccaagTAGAGTacgtcgacgatgctcaGATATACGAAGATGAGCACGGCAACGATAACAGTCACGATGCCTATGGGTACGAGGGCTACGGCCAGGACATGAAAGACTACTATCAATACAATGACAACGCGGATGACGATCGGAACCACCGTCGTCAAGATGACATGTGGTAA
- a CDS encoding uncharacterized protein (COG:S~EggNog:ENOG503Q3TM) encodes MSYENGAKPPLSPTLSLRDVQADATGSQFPLTNIDNPSDIAQELSNLQALRRLSMDVGNNIDPDMPPMGLSVMPSIAPSGDDDENDPSRLLWVPARVHPELAPTEFKSFLEKRVQSIRRRSGESLLSVDGNLSRNDSGSSLRRKKSMLSRQIDNSGGRGAVGYVDGAERLERKKSAGDNRHSPELSLEELVKDPTKAVQKLAQESQGTTSGLEGSADDMPILPMAPGMGLRRSTRTTYRKGGSLRSGDKGSFSRRYANRQHDSESSETIPPPTAEAPPGHSIGRVQSEPVAENYSRPTRSVRRQRNFPQESTTAPAGADGSSEDSTENRVASPPQVHQDQLPARTSTSSASPALDSTAPAERTDRPENQFNQHSRSFPQRSSSQSLATTHETQPEIVVEEPPPRSSRRSGNNSAMKHTNQPQYTSKSPVSMQLHTVNDALASPSSISGGDASRTDNLTFIPTLAQGDKKPERKSKKDRDDESTSGSSRSGSAWKWLKGVTDDREKKKEESKKSKTRTLAAKAQDNARLDVIQTSIDKSNIKSRESLVLDRENVDSKLLEERRKESNRKSDSKKDKDGSIFSSIFGGSKRKEEKEKVHKKNQHLQVPEDPPYKPLQPDVDYNWTRFPLLEERAIYRMAHIKLANPRRSLLSQVLLSNFMYSYLAIVQAMHPQMNVPTSPQQKRLEEEARRKQQEQEYLAQQQIQDDQDAENSLDQYNFDYHRAAVQYADSAGDGQVEYVDDAQIYEDEHGNDNSHDAYGYEGYGQDMKDYYQYNDNADDDRNHRRQDDMW; translated from the exons ATGTCCTACGAAAATGGCGCCAAGCCGCCTTTATCTCCGACATTGTCGTTGCGCGACGTTCAGGCAGATGCGACTGGCTCCCAATTTCCCTTGACTAACATCGATAATCCAAGTGATATCGCCCAGGAACTAAGCAATCTTCAGGCACTGCGGAGACTGTCTATGGATGTCGGAAACAATATCGATCCCGATATGCCACCCATGGGCCTCTCTGTCATGCCCTCGATAGCCCCAagtggcgacgacgacgaaaatGACCCTTCAAGACTCCTTTGGGTTCCTGCCAGAGTTCACCCAGAGCTTGCGCCGACCGAATTCAAGTCCTTTCTCGAGAAGCGCGTGCAGTCCATTCGGCGGAGATCCGGAGAGTCCTTGCTCTCGGTAGATGGCAATTTGAGCCGCAACGACTCTGGTTCGTCCTTGAGGCGGAAAAAGTCCATGTTGTCTCGGCAGATAGACAACTCTggtggacgcggcgctgTCGGCTACGTTGATGGCGCCGAACGCCTGGAGCGGAAGAAATCTGCTGGTGACAATCGCCACAGCCCGGAACTCAGCCTCGAGGAACTCGTCAAGGATCCGACCAAGGCTGTCCAAAAGCTCGCACAAGAGTCTCAGGGTACAACAAGTGGATTAGAAGGCAGCGCCGACGATATGCCTATTTTACCAATGGCGCCGGGAATGGGCTTGCGCCGCTCCACGAGAACGACGTATCGAAAAGGCGGTAGCCTGCGCTCCGGTGATAAAGGCTCCTTTTCCAGGCGCTACGCGAACCGCCAACACGATAGTGAGTCGTCTGAAACGATCCCGCCACCCACGGCGGAGGCACCGCCTGGCCACTCGATTGGTAGGGTTCAGTCTGAGCCCGTCGCCGAAAACTACTCACGTCCAACGCGATCCGTTCGGAGACAACGCAACTTCCCTCAAGAATCCACTACAGCCCCTGCCGGTGCTGACGGTTCTTCCGAGGATTCCACTGAGAATCGCgtcgcatcgccgccccAGGTTCACCAGGACCAGCTGCCAGCTCGCACCTCAACTTCGTCCGCTTCGCCAGCTCTGGACTCGACTGCGCCCGCAGAACGCACAGATCGTCCAGAGAATCAGTTCAACCAGCACTCTAGATCGTTTCCACAGCGCTCATCGTCTCAGAGTCTGGCGACAACCCACGAGACTCAACCCGAAATCGTTGTGGAAGAACCACCACCTCGTTCAAGCCGACGCTCAGGCAACAATAGCGCCATGAAGCACACTAACCAGCCTCAATACACTTCCAAGTCGCCTGTATCGATGCAACTGCACACCGTGAACGACGCACTCGCGTCACCTTCTTCCATTTCAGGAGGCGACGCTTCTCGCACGGACAACCTCACGTTCATCCCTACGCTTGCTCAAGGGGACAAGAAACCTGAAAGAAAGTCAAAGAAAGACCGAGATGACGAGTCCACTAGTGGATCCAGCAGATCCGGCAGCGCCTGGAAATGGTTGAAGGGTGTGACGGACGACcgggagaagaaaaaggagGAGAGCAAAAAGTCCAAAACGAGAACACTGGCCGCGAAAGCCCAGGACAATGCCAGACTCGACGTTATACAGACGTCAATCGACAAGAGCAATATCAAAAGCCGCGAAAGCCTTGTGTTGGATCGCGAGAACGTCGACAGCAAGCTCCTGGAGGAGCGCAGAAAAGAGAGCAACCGCAAGAGTGACtccaagaaggacaaggacggcagcATCTTCTCTTCAATATTCGGAGGCAGCAAgcggaaggaggagaaggagaaggtGCACAAGAAGAATCAGCATCTTCAAGTACCAGAAGACCCTCCGTACAAGCCGCTCCAGCCGGACGTGGACTACAATTGGACACGGTTCCCGCTCTTGGAAGAGAGGGCGATTTATCGGATGGCCCACATCAAGCTGGCCAACCCGCGTCGATCCCTTCTCAGCCAAGTCCTCCTGAGCAACTTCATGTACAGCTATTTGGCCATCGTTCAGGCGATGCACCCGCAGATGAATGTGCCGACTTCGCCCCAGCAGAAgcggctggaggaggaggcccgacgcaagcagcaggagcaggaatacctggcgcagcagcagataCAGGACGATCAAGACGCTGAAAATAGTCTCGATCAGTACAACTTCGACTACCACAGA GCTGCTGTTCAGTATGCCGATTCTgcgggcgacggccaagTAGAGTacgtcgacgatgctcaGATATACGAAGATGAGCACGGCAACGATAACAGTCACGATGCCTATGGGTACGAGGGCTACGGCCAGGACATGAAAGACTACTATCAATACAATGACAACGCGGATGACGATCGGAACCACCGTCGTCAAGATGACATGTGGTAA